One region of Littorina saxatilis isolate snail1 unplaced genomic scaffold, US_GU_Lsax_2.0 scaffold_562, whole genome shotgun sequence genomic DNA includes:
- the LOC138956724 gene encoding methyltransferase-like protein 27, translating to MSELEKEVKRFAETHNGEQVSSYRAVYNVGRHGISTKESTDAYHNWSATYEQDAGPDKFRGPVIAAESVAAFYRTHRDKVLILDVACGTGFVGQELQKRGFKQMDGLDPCSSLLEKARAKNIYRKEFCCYLNDKPLPIEDSEYMTR from the exons ATGTCGGAGCTTGAGAAAGAGGTCAAGAGGTTTGCCGAGACACACAACGGTGAACAAGTCTCGTCTTACCGCGCCGTTTACAACGTGGGTCGCCACGGGATTTCGACCAAGGAATCTACGGACGCGTATCATAACTGGAGCGCTACGTACGAACAG GATGCCGGACCGGACAAGTTCAGAGGGCCGGTCATCGCTGCAGAGTCTGTGGCCGCGTTCTACcggacacacagagacaaggtGCTCATTCTCGACGTGGCTTGCGGCACTGGCTTCGTCGGACAAGAG CTGCAGAAACGAGGTTTCAAGCAAATGGATGGCCTTGACCCCTGCTCCAGCTTGCTAGAAAAGGCTCGTGCCAAGAACATCTACAGGAAAGAGTTCTGCTGCTACCTCAACGACAAACCGCTCCCtatagaagacagtgagtatatgacacggtga